TTCAAATATTCTAGGTGTGAAGAGATATCTGCCTACTATGGCAAGCCTTGATGGGGCTTCTTCAGGCTTTGGTTTTTCCACCAGGTCATCTATTATGTATATGTCCTTCTCAATATGTCTGCCGTCTATTATGCCGTATTTTGAAACATCCTTCTGCTCCACCTCAAAAACCGCTATAACGCTCTTACCAAACCTTCTGTAAACCTCCATCATCTTCCTGAGCACATTATCCTCGTCTCTGAGTATCACATCACCCAGACATACTATAAATGGCTCATAGCCCACCACAGGTTCGGCCACGAGCACTGCATGTCCCAGCCCCAGCTGCTCCTTTTGCCTTATGTATATGGGATTTATGAGCCTGCTTATCTCCATGATGTTTTTCAGGAGCTCCGTCTTTCCACACTGCTCCAGGTGCTTTTCAAGGTCCGTGTTTATATCAAAGTGATGTTCTATTGGTCTTTTGTGCCTACCGGTGACGAATATGACGTTGTCAATGCCTGCCTCAAGACACTCCTCCACTATGAACTGAATGACAGGCTTGTCAATGACTGGAAACATCTCCTTGGGCATGGCTTTTGTGGCAGGGAGAAACCTTGTCCCCCAGCCAGCCACTGGCAGAACTGCCTTTCTCACCTCCATGTCTATACCTCCTCAGAGTAGATTTTTCTCTCTCAAAAGCCTTGCAAGCTCCTCGTCTCTCTTTGCAAGTTTTCTGAGCGCCTCCAGAAAATCTCTGATTTTTGCTTTATTCTCCGTAAGTTCTTCTTCCATCTTTTTTACCCTATCTTCAAAAGGTCTTACCATAGTCTTTCTGTCCCATATGGCAAAACCTATGGTCACCGTAGTTATGCTTACAAAGACGCCGGCAGGTATTCCCATAAATACCAGAATCATCTCAATTTTCTTATTTAGCTCCTCAAACCTTTTATCCACCTGCTCAAACCTTCTGTCAGTTTGTTCCATAAATACCTTTAAGGTCGCCTTAATCTCTGCCACATCCCTCAGAAGTTGTTTTTCTTTCGCAGGCGTAAGGGCAAGAGAGGCATGCAGGAAAATCATAAGGGCAAAAAACAACCTTATCATAAGCCCTCCTCTTCTAAAATATACTTTGCCATTTCCTCACAGGCAAGGGGATTGGCAAAGGCTTTTATGTTCTTTGAAAAAGATTCATAGTCCGCAATAAGCCTATTGAGCCTCTGGATTATGGAATCTGTGTCAGCCTCTTCCTGCGTGAGGACAAGCCCCCCGCCTATCTCCTCTATCTCCTTTGCGTTGTAGAACTGGTGGTTTCCCACTGCATGGGGGAAAGGAACAAAGAGAGAGGGCACGCCATACAGAGAAAGCTCCGTTACCGTTCCCGCACCAGCTCTGCTGAGGGCTACTGTGCTGGCTCTGTATATTAGGTTCATCTTATGGCTGAAGGGAAGAGTGAGGACTTTCATGCTCTTTCCTTCATAGAGGCTCTTTACCCTCTCGTAATCCTTCTCTCCCGTTATGTGTATCCCCTGCCAGCCAGTCTTTAAAAGGACCTGAGGAGCTATTTCATTTAGAAAGTTCGCTCCCTGACTACCTCCCATTACGAGGAGGGTAGTCCTGTCTTCAAGCCCGAGCTCTGAAAGCGCCTCCTCCCTTCTGAGCTTTAACCCCTCAAGCAGGGAACTTCTGATGGGTAGCCCAGTTCTGACCGTCTTGTCCTCAGGAAAATATCTCCTTGAATATTCAAAGGTTATAAACACCCTTTTTGCAAATATTGTCAGAAGCCTGTTCGTTCTGCTGGGTATTGAGTTCTGCTCGTGAAGGTATAGTGAAGCTCTTTTGAAAAGGCATGCCAGTCCGAGGGGAAGGCTTGCGTAGCCTCCAAAAACCACAGCCTTATCCTCCTTACTTACCAGCTCTGCTGTCCTGATACTTCCCAGAAGGTTCTTAAAGAGGGCTGAAAACTTGTCTCTAATACTCCTCCCCATGAAAGGATGAGACTGGACAAAATGGCTCTGCACCGGTATTCTGTCTATAAGTTTTTTTTCAATACCTCTTTCCGAGCCCACAAAAGCAGAGGTTACACCCTTTTCAAGGAGACATTCAATCAGGGCAAGGGCAGGGAAAAAATGTCCACCAGTGCCTCCACCGGACACAAAAACTTTCATTCAGAAGCATTATAAAGTGGGCTTAGCCTGAAGTAAAGAAGAGCACCTCTGAGTATGGAGTAAAAAAGAGTAAGGCTGAGAGCCAAATGTAAAAGGATGGGCACTAAGGTTAACTTCATAAGAGGCAGAAGATACAGGCTCAGTGAAAGCAATAGGCTGAGCAAAAAGCATGCAGTAATAAGCTTCTGGTCTATTACCTCAGACATGAGAGGAACTCTGAAAGCACCTTCGTTGCTTAGATGAAACCACACAAGAAAGGGAATAATCCTGAACATCATACCGATTATAAGAGTTGAAAAGAAGGAACCGAATGCGAAAAGGAATCGCTGACCAAATCCTTCAAGGAGCAGAAGAAGCATAGAAATAAGAAGGTGCAGGTGGGAAAGATACCAGAAAAGCAGGCTCCTGTCCGCAACTTTTCTCTTTCTTGTCAGGAGTCTGTGAAAGGTAATCAGGGCATGGGCTGAGACGAGGAGAGCAAGTGGAAGGGCTGAGAACTTGGACTCACTAAAGGCTATTGCTATGGCGGGAATCAAAAGGTAGGAGAAGTTCATGGCATATAACCTTGGATACGCCTTTGTCACGAAGAACATCTCCACCACCTGAAAGGAAACGCTTGCAACAAGGGAAAAGACCCAGCCAAAGAGCATGGTAAGTAAATGTGCCTTTAAGAGGTATTCCGTGTAAGGAACATAGCCTGAATAAGACAGCACCACAAGAAAGCCCAGAAGGGCACCAATAAGAACAAAAAGGAGGGAAAACTTCATACCTCGCACAGTAGGTGTGTAGCTTTTAATCCTTACAAGCTTGTAAAGCATCAGCAGGCCTGTATAGGCTACAGCCAGAAGAAGCATGAAGGCACCGGCAAGAAGCAAATAGAGGCTCTGAAAATAAAAGCCAGACAGAAAGGGCAGATAGCCAGAAATGGTTAAAAGCCATGAAACAAAAGCCTTTGGTTTTGGTCTTTCTATAACAGCACCTGTTACAACAGGAAGCATCTGAAAAAGGGCACCAAACATGGAAAAGAGAGCAAAACCAATGGTGGTTATGTGAACTAGAAGAGGAAGGCTGAGCCTATCACTGAAAAATGCCACAAGCTCAAGCAGTGAACCCAGAAACCAGAGAAAGCAAGCTGTTGTGAAAAAGCCAGAGACAAGGATAAAAGGCGGAGCCTGTAGTAGGGAGAGCCCTCTGGGGAAATTCATAGAGCTTCCATTTTCTGAACCACTTCAGGTGCGTCAAGGTGCTGGTCACACATGGGGTAGAGTATCTGCTCTTCTTTCATATTGTGCTGTTGTATAAGTATCATAAAGGTCTCCCCTGTAGAAAGAAAAGCCTTCTTATCCCTGCTTTCAAGAGCCTGCTCCATTCTCTCTAAAAGC
This window of the Aquificaceae bacterium genome carries:
- the galU gene encoding UTP--glucose-1-phosphate uridylyltransferase GalU, which codes for MEVRKAVLPVAGWGTRFLPATKAMPKEMFPVIDKPVIQFIVEECLEAGIDNVIFVTGRHKRPIEHHFDINTDLEKHLEQCGKTELLKNIMEISRLINPIYIRQKEQLGLGHAVLVAEPVVGYEPFIVCLGDVILRDEDNVLRKMMEVYRRFGKSVIAVFEVEQKDVSKYGIIDGRHIEKDIYIIDDLVEKPKPEEAPSRLAIVGRYLFTPRIFEKLKITPPGKGGEIQLTDAIKLLLEEEAVYAIKIDSRVYDTGTPMGYIQTILEFALQREDLRDGLLKYMRELIIEPTEV
- the murG gene encoding undecaprenyldiphospho-muramoylpentapeptide beta-N-acetylglucosaminyltransferase — protein: MKVFVSGGGTGGHFFPALALIECLLEKGVTSAFVGSERGIEKKLIDRIPVQSHFVQSHPFMGRSIRDKFSALFKNLLGSIRTAELVSKEDKAVVFGGYASLPLGLACLFKRASLYLHEQNSIPSRTNRLLTIFAKRVFITFEYSRRYFPEDKTVRTGLPIRSSLLEGLKLRREEALSELGLEDRTTLLVMGGSQGANFLNEIAPQVLLKTGWQGIHITGEKDYERVKSLYEGKSMKVLTLPFSHKMNLIYRASTVALSRAGAGTVTELSLYGVPSLFVPFPHAVGNHQFYNAKEIEEIGGGLVLTQEEADTDSIIQRLNRLIADYESFSKNIKAFANPLACEEMAKYILEEEGL